Sequence from the Sphingosinicella ginsenosidimutans genome:
GATGATCTTGTAGAGCGAGCGCTCGTTGCGGCCGGCCAGCACGTTCTTCATCGGCCGGAAATCGGACGTGTAGGTCTGATATTCGCCGCCGAGCTTGTCGCGCGCCTGGCTCTCGGTCATGCCGACCGCGGCGATCGGCGGGTGGCTGAATACAGCCGAGGGGATGTTGGCATAATCGACCCGTGAGGGCGTTCCGCCGAAGACGGTGTCGGCGAAGGCCTGCGCCTCGCGGATCGCGACCGGGGTGAGTTGGACTCGATCGGTGACGTCGCCCACCGCATAGATGCTCGGCACGCTCGACTGATTGTCCTCGTCGACCAGGATCGCGCCGTTCCGGCCGAGCTTCACGCCCGCGGCGCCGAGCCCGAGCCCGCCGGTGTTCGGCTGGCGCCCGACGGCCCACAGCAGCATGTCGGTCTCGATCGGCTCCTGGCCGCCCATATGGATGAGGAGGCTGCCGTCTTCCTGCTTCTCGACCCTTTCGATCGGCGCGTTGAAGCGGAAGTTGAGTCCCTTGGTGAGACCGATCTGGAGCAATCGGTCGCGGATCTGCTCGTCATAGCCGCGAAGGATCCGGTCGCCGCGATTGATCAGTGTCACGCGGCAGGAAAATTCGTGGAAGATGCCGGCGAATTCGTTGGCAATATAACCGCCGCCGGCGATCGCGATCCGGCGCGGGATCGCGGGCAGGTTGAACACCTCGTTCGAGGTGATGCCGTGCTCGGCGCCGGGAATGTCTGGGACCATCGGCGTCGAGCCGGTGGCGACAAGGATGGTCGCGGCGGTCACCTTCGTGCCGTCGGCGAGCGCGATCTCGTTCGGCCCGGTCAGCGTCGCGCGCTGGGTGAAGAGCTCGACATCGTGGCGGTCGAGAATGTCGCCGTAAATGCCTTCGAGCCGCTCGACCTCGGCCAGCACGTTGTCGCGCAGCGTCGGCCAGTCGAACCGGCAGTCGGGCACCTCCCAGCCGAAGCGCCGCGCGTCCTGCAGATCCTCGGCGAAATGCGCGCCGTAGACGAGCAGCTTCTTGGGCACGCAGCCGCGGATGACGCAGGTTCCGCCGACCCGATATTCTTCCGCCACCGCGACCCTCGCGCCATGCGCGGCCGCGACCCGCGATGCGCGCATCCCGCCCGATCCGGCGCCGATGACGAAAAGGTCGTAATCGTAGGTCTTGGTCACTCTCGGGGCTCCAGCCAAAGCGCATGCTGCGCGAAATCGGTGGTGATGATGAAATTCCCGAGCACCGCCGTGCCGAGATTCACGTCGGCGGCGGTTTCGGTGTCGTCGATCTCAGCCGGGACATTGTGGAAGGTCCGGCTGCCGACCGTCAGGTCGCGAAGCACGATCCGGTCGCGACGGATCGTGCCGCCGAGCCCGCCGCCGTCCGCTTGTCCGACGATCCGGTCGGGCGCGTCCAGGCCGTTGCGTCGGGCGAAGGCGCGGCCGATCAGGATGCCGCTGCCATTGCCGAGATCGAACACGGCCTGGGAGGTTTCATGGCCTTCGATCGTCGCGGCGATGACGGGATTGCCGCGATAGTCCGCGACCGCGAGGCGGGTGCCGCGCGCCGCTCCGCTCGTGCGGTCGATCGTGCCGCCGGCAATGTCGATCCGAAGCCGCTCCCGATCGAACAGCTCGCGCCCCAGCAGCATCCGCACCGGACGGCCCAGCAAGCGCTGAGAGACCTCGTCCAGATCGATCACGACGGCCCGCAGGTCCAGCTGCGTCCCGAGCACGGCGACGCTGACATGATCGGCGAAGCGGGCCTCCATCTCCTCTGCGCCGCTGCCATGGGCGGTGGCGCTGCCATCGAGCCGCAGGCCAAGCTGGCCGGTCGCGAAATCGTCGTCGAGCACCGTCATCTCCGCGGCGGAATCGAGCAATGCGACGGTCGGCTGCCCGTTGACGGTGACGGGCAGGAACAGGCGTTGGTTGAACTGTTCGAGCGGCGCGGCGGCGGCCGGAGCTGCGCCGACCAAGGCGGCAAGGAGCGCGGCGGTGATTCTCATCCCATGTCCTCCCCGAACGCCCGCGCGATCAGTGCCTCGGTCGAAGGATCGAAGGCGAGATCGTCGCCGCCGTCGAGCGCCTTGGCCATTTCCTTGCCCAGCTCCACCCCGAACTGATCGAAGGGATTGATCCCGAGCAGTGCCGCGTTGGCGAACACGCGATGCTCGTAAAAGGCGATCAGCGCGCCGAGCGTGCGCGGATCGAGCCGCTCGGCGAGGATCGTCGTCGACGGACGATCCCCCGGATAGGCGCGGTTGGGATCGTCCGCGGGCCGCCCCGCCATCAACGCGGCGCCCTGGGCGAAGCAGTTGACGAGAAGTTGGCGATGATGCGCGGGATCGAGCGTGTCGCCGGGCTCCGCCACCGCGACGAACTCGACCGGGACGAGATGGGTGCCCTGGTGGAGGAGCTGGAACACCGCGTGCTGCGCGTCGGTGCCGACGCCGCCCCAGGTGATCGCGGCCGTCGCGCGCGGGCTCGGCGAGCCATCGAGCCGGACGGACTTTCCGTTCGATTCCATCTCCAGCTGCTGGAGATAGTCGGGCAGGAGCCGCAGCCGCTCGTCATAGGCGAAGACGGCGCGCGTCCCGGCCTTGCGGATATTGGCATAATAGCGATCGACGAAGGCGGCGAGCACCGGCGCGTTGCGATCGAACGGGGCGAGGCGGAAATGCCGGTCCATTGCCGCCGCGCCTTCGAGCAGGCTTTCGAATGCGTCCCAGCCGAGCGCGAGCGCCGCTGGAAATCCGATCGACGACCAGAGCGAATAGCGGCCGCCGACGGTTTCGGAAAAGGGCAGGATGCGGGTTTCGTCGACGCCGAATTCGATCGCCTTTTCGGGCGATGCGGTGAGCGCGACGACGCGTCCATAAGGATCGTCGACTCCGTTTTCGGCCATCCAGGTGATCGCCGATCGCGCGTTCAGCATCGTCTCGCTGGTGGTGAAGGTCTTGGAGGCGATGGCGAGCAGGGTGGTGTGCGGATCGAAGTCCCTGACCGCTTCCTCGAGCGCTGCGCCGTCGACGTTCGACACGATGGCCGTGTCGTAGCGTCCGGCATCGCGCCCGAGCGCGTCGACGAGCAGCTTGGGGCCGAGCGCCGAGCCGCCGATGCCGACATGGAGGATGTGGCGCACCGGGCCGAACGCCTCGGCCTCGATCGCGTCGATCAGGGTGCGCATCCGCGCGTGGAAGGCGCCCGATCGGGCGACGCTTTCCGGCGCGCCCTCGCCGCGCTCGGCGCCATGTTCGGCCGCTCGGCCCTCGCTCGGGTTGACGATCCCGCCGGCGAACATCGCATCGCGCCGCGCGGCGAGGCCGGTGGATTCGGCGAGATCGAGGAAGGCGTCGATGGCGGCACGGCTGAGATGCGTCTTGGAAAAATCGAAATGCAGGCCGGCTTCGTCGAGGCTGAGGCGCGCCAGCCGGTCAGGCTCGCTGGCGAAGAGGTCGCGCAGACTCGTCGGCGCCATCTCCTCCAGCATCTTCCAGGCATCGGCCATCGCATTTCCTTCTCGTGGAGCGGCCTATCTAGAGACGCCGCCCGCACATTCCTAGCGCGTGCGAACTTGACCGCCCCCCGCGCCCAAGCGAAAGCGGAGCCGATGGACAGCGAAGCCGCAACCGATCCCGCCGCCGCGCCCTCGGCGGACGCGCCGGCGCCCGAAAAGAAGGAAAGCTGGTGGGAGACGCTGCGCTTCTTCCTTTTCCTGTTCGTCGGCGCGCTGATGCTCCGCAGCTTCGTCTTCGCGCCGTTCAACATCCCGTCCGGATCGATGCTGCCGAACCTGATGATCGGCGATCATCTGTTCGTCGCGAAATGGCCCTATGGCATCTCGCGCTACTCGCTGCCCTTCGGGATGGCGCGCTTTTCGGGCCGGCTGTTCGAGCGGTTGCCGGAGCGCGGGGACATCGTCGTGTTCCGTTATCCCGGCAATCGTGACGAGGATCTGGTGAAGCGGGTGATCGGCCTGCCGGGCGACACGATCGAGGTTCGGGGCGGCGTCGTGTTCCTGAACGGCCGCGCGCTCCCGCGTCGGCGAATCGCGGATTTCGAGATGCCGGAGACGCCGAACAGCCCGTGCCGCTTCGTCGGCGATGATCCCGCGGCCCGGCGCGTAGCGGGCCCGGACGGACCGGTCTGCCACTATCCGCGTTATGTCGAGAGCCTGCCCGGCGGGCGCAGCTATGAGGTGCTCGATCAAGGCTATGGCCCGACGGACAATTATCCGCCGGTCACCGTTCCCGAGGGGAATCTGTTCGTGATGGGTGACAATCGCGATGACAGCGCCGACAGCCGCGTGCCGGTCTTCGAAAACGGCGTCGGGATGCTGCCGGTGGAAAATGTGCTCGGCCCGGCCGAGATCGCCTACTGGTCGACCGACGGCTCTTCGTCCTGGATCAAGCCCTGGACCTGGTTCACCGCAGCCCGCTGGCGCCGGATCGGGCATCTTTACGAATGAGCGACCTTTCCGATTGGCTTGCGAAGACGCTCGGCCGCGCCCCCGGTGATCTGGCGCTCTACGAGCGGGCGCTCACCCATTCGAGCTTCGGCGAGGCCAATTACGAGCGGCTCGAATTTCTGGGCGATCGGGTGCTCGGCCTGATCGTCGCGCGCTGGCTGTTCGAAACCTATCCGGATGAGCCCGAAGGCAAGCTCTCGCATCGGCTCAACGCGCTGGTGACCGGCGAGGTCTGTGCCGAAATCGCGCGCGCGCTGGATGTGCAACCGCGCCTGAGGCTCGGCAAGCAGGCGCTCGACGATGGCGTGTTTCGCAGCGACAATGTCCTCGGCGATGTGATCGAGGCGCTGATCGGCGCGCTCTACCTCGACGCCGGCTTCGACGCCGCCAATGCCTTCGTCCGCAGCGCCTGGGGGGACCGGGTCGACCGGCTCGCCCAGCCGCCCAAGCATCCCAAGGCCGCGCTTCAGGAATGGACCGCCGCACAGCGCCGCCGTGCGCCCGAATATCGGGTGGTCGAAACCAGCGGACCGGATCATGCCCGCCGCTTCACGATCGAAGTCAGCGTGCGCGGGATCGGCGAGGCGCGGGGCGAGGGGCATTCGAAGCAGGAGGCCGAGACTGCCGCCGCAACGGCGCTGCTGGAGAAAATGCGATGAGCCAGAGCTGCGGCTTCGTCGCGGTCGTCGGCGCGCCCAATGCGGGCAAGTCGACGCTCGTCAACGCCCTGGTCGGGCAGAAGGTCGCGATCGTCAGCCCGAAGGCGCAGACGACCCGCGTGCGCCTGATGGGCATCGCGATCGCTGGCGAGGCGCAGATCCTGCTGATCGACACGCCGGGCATCTTCGCGCCGCGCCGCCGGCTCGATCGGGCGATGGTCGCCGCCGCCTGGGGCGGAACGCAGGATGCCGATCTCGT
This genomic interval carries:
- the gorA gene encoding glutathione-disulfide reductase, with protein sequence MTKTYDYDLFVIGAGSGGMRASRVAAAHGARVAVAEEYRVGGTCVIRGCVPKKLLVYGAHFAEDLQDARRFGWEVPDCRFDWPTLRDNVLAEVERLEGIYGDILDRHDVELFTQRATLTGPNEIALADGTKVTAATILVATGSTPMVPDIPGAEHGITSNEVFNLPAIPRRIAIAGGGYIANEFAGIFHEFSCRVTLINRGDRILRGYDEQIRDRLLQIGLTKGLNFRFNAPIERVEKQEDGSLLIHMGGQEPIETDMLLWAVGRQPNTGGLGLGAAGVKLGRNGAILVDEDNQSSVPSIYAVGDVTDRVQLTPVAIREAQAFADTVFGGTPSRVDYANIPSAVFSHPPIAAVGMTESQARDKLGGEYQTYTSDFRPMKNVLAGRNERSLYKIIVDRETQKVIGLHMIGPDAPEILQAAAIAVKAGLTKAQFDETIALHPTMAEELVLMR
- a CDS encoding pepsin/retropepsin-like aspartic protease family protein — encoded protein: MRITAALLAALVGAAPAAAAPLEQFNQRLFLPVTVNGQPTVALLDSAAEMTVLDDDFATGQLGLRLDGSATAHGSGAEEMEARFADHVSVAVLGTQLDLRAVVIDLDEVSQRLLGRPVRMLLGRELFDRERLRIDIAGGTIDRTSGAARGTRLAVADYRGNPVIAATIEGHETSQAVFDLGNGSGILIGRAFARRNGLDAPDRIVGQADGGGLGGTIRRDRIVLRDLTVGSRTFHNVPAEIDDTETAADVNLGTAVLGNFIITTDFAQHALWLEPRE
- the pgi gene encoding glucose-6-phosphate isomerase, which translates into the protein MADAWKMLEEMAPTSLRDLFASEPDRLARLSLDEAGLHFDFSKTHLSRAAIDAFLDLAESTGLAARRDAMFAGGIVNPSEGRAAEHGAERGEGAPESVARSGAFHARMRTLIDAIEAEAFGPVRHILHVGIGGSALGPKLLVDALGRDAGRYDTAIVSNVDGAALEEAVRDFDPHTTLLAIASKTFTTSETMLNARSAITWMAENGVDDPYGRVVALTASPEKAIEFGVDETRILPFSETVGGRYSLWSSIGFPAALALGWDAFESLLEGAAAMDRHFRLAPFDRNAPVLAAFVDRYYANIRKAGTRAVFAYDERLRLLPDYLQQLEMESNGKSVRLDGSPSPRATAAITWGGVGTDAQHAVFQLLHQGTHLVPVEFVAVAEPGDTLDPAHHRQLLVNCFAQGAALMAGRPADDPNRAYPGDRPSTTILAERLDPRTLGALIAFYEHRVFANAALLGINPFDQFGVELGKEMAKALDGGDDLAFDPSTEALIARAFGEDMG
- the lepB gene encoding signal peptidase I, yielding MDSEAATDPAAAPSADAPAPEKKESWWETLRFFLFLFVGALMLRSFVFAPFNIPSGSMLPNLMIGDHLFVAKWPYGISRYSLPFGMARFSGRLFERLPERGDIVVFRYPGNRDEDLVKRVIGLPGDTIEVRGGVVFLNGRALPRRRIADFEMPETPNSPCRFVGDDPAARRVAGPDGPVCHYPRYVESLPGGRSYEVLDQGYGPTDNYPPVTVPEGNLFVMGDNRDDSADSRVPVFENGVGMLPVENVLGPAEIAYWSTDGSSSWIKPWTWFTAARWRRIGHLYE
- the rnc gene encoding ribonuclease III, yielding MSDLSDWLAKTLGRAPGDLALYERALTHSSFGEANYERLEFLGDRVLGLIVARWLFETYPDEPEGKLSHRLNALVTGEVCAEIARALDVQPRLRLGKQALDDGVFRSDNVLGDVIEALIGALYLDAGFDAANAFVRSAWGDRVDRLAQPPKHPKAALQEWTAAQRRRAPEYRVVETSGPDHARRFTIEVSVRGIGEARGEGHSKQEAETAAATALLEKMR